The proteins below are encoded in one region of Streptomyces marianii:
- a CDS encoding MCE family protein produces the protein MRVPRIRPPHTPLLRGAALATALALVAACAVALWPRTDPVRVTAYFPRTVGIYPGSDVRVLGVRIGEVAEITPEGRRVRVVLEYDAGRKVPAGARAAIINSSVVSDRYVQLLPVYRGGPVLRGGDVIPERRTAVPVELDRVFDSLHTTSEALGPRGANGDGALSRLLGVSADNLQGQGGAIHRSVEDLSRAVTTLSDGRRDLFSTVRNLQVFTAALAADDKNVRSFNDSLAKVAGQLAAERKDLAAALRHLGAALADVSDFVRANKRSLTENVEGLSKVTKVLVTQRAALAELLEVAPAGLSNLQNAYNPSAGTLDTRNNPDQPQDPAALLCSLLRTTGEARAEDCADLRKLFDSLPELGPAGTRAVSGTGRVDRTLGGILGARA, from the coding sequence ATGCGTGTGCCGCGCATACGACCGCCGCACACGCCGCTGCTGCGCGGTGCGGCACTGGCGACCGCCCTCGCGCTGGTCGCGGCGTGCGCGGTGGCGCTGTGGCCGCGCACGGACCCGGTCCGCGTCACCGCGTACTTCCCGCGGACCGTCGGCATCTACCCGGGCTCGGACGTCCGGGTGCTCGGGGTCCGGATCGGCGAGGTCGCGGAGATCACGCCGGAGGGCCGCCGGGTGCGGGTGGTCCTCGAGTACGACGCCGGGCGGAAGGTGCCCGCCGGGGCCCGGGCCGCGATCATCAACTCGTCCGTGGTCAGCGACCGTTACGTACAGCTGCTGCCCGTGTACCGGGGCGGCCCGGTGCTGCGCGGCGGGGACGTCATCCCCGAACGGCGCACGGCCGTACCGGTGGAGCTGGACCGGGTCTTCGACAGTCTGCACACGACCTCGGAGGCGCTCGGTCCGCGCGGCGCCAACGGCGACGGCGCGCTGTCGCGGCTGCTGGGCGTGAGCGCGGACAACCTCCAGGGGCAGGGCGGTGCGATCCACCGGTCCGTGGAGGACCTCTCCCGGGCGGTGACGACCCTGTCCGACGGACGGCGGGACCTGTTCTCGACCGTCCGCAACCTCCAGGTGTTCACGGCGGCGCTGGCCGCCGACGACAAGAACGTGCGGTCCTTCAACGACAGCCTCGCGAAGGTGGCCGGACAGCTCGCCGCGGAGCGCAAGGACCTCGCTGCGGCGCTGCGGCACCTGGGCGCGGCCCTCGCCGACGTCTCCGACTTCGTCCGGGCGAACAAGCGGTCGCTGACGGAGAACGTGGAGGGGCTGAGCAAGGTCACCAAGGTGCTGGTCACCCAGCGCGCCGCGCTCGCGGAGCTGCTGGAGGTCGCCCCGGCCGGGCTGTCCAACCTGCAGAACGCCTACAACCCGTCCGCGGGAACCCTCGACACCCGCAACAACCCGGACCAGCCGCAGGACCCTGCCGCACTGCTCTGCTCGCTGCTGCGGACGACCGGGGAGGCCAGGGCCGAGGACTGCGCTGACCTGCGGAAGCTGTTCGACTCCCTGCCGGAGCTCGGGCCGGCCGGCACCCGGGCCGTGTCCGGGACGGGCCGGGTCGACCGGACGCTCGGCGGAATCCTGGGGGCCCGCGCATGA